From a region of the Neisseria subflava genome:
- the tkt gene encoding transketolase, translating to MSQLANAIRFLSVDAVQKANSGHPGAPMGMAEMAEVLWTKFLNHNPANPKFYNRDRFVLSNGHASMILYSLLHLTGYNVSIDDLKNFRQLHSKTPGHPEYGYTDGVETTTGPLGQGIANAVGMALAEKILAAEFNKDGLNIVDHHTYVFMGDGCMMEGVSHEACSLAGTLGLGKLIVLYDDNNISIDGKVDGWFTENIPQRFESYGWHVIPNVNGHDTDAIQTAIEAARAETGKPSLICCKTLIGKGSANKEGSHKTHGAPLGADEIEATRKHLGWAYPAFEIPQEIYAEWNAKEKGAKLEAEWNELFAQYQAKYPAEAAEFVRRMDKKLPENFDAYIQAALKEVCAKAETIATRKASQNSIEILAKELPELVGGSADLTPSNLTDWSNSVSVTREHGGNYIHYGVREFGMGAIMNGLTLHGGVKPFGATFLMFSEYERNALRMASLMKINPVFVFTHDSIGLGEDGPTHQPIEQTATLRLIPNMDVWRPCDTVESLVAWSEAVKAADHPSSLIFSRQNLKFQARDEQQLNDIKRGAYVISEAQGNAQAIVIATGSEVELALEAQKVSAEQGIAVRVVSMPSTNVFDRQDAAYKAAVLPEGLPRVAVEAGHADGWYKYVGLNGAVVGINRFGESAPADLLFKEFGFTVDNVVATVKSVL from the coding sequence ATGTCTCAACTGGCAAACGCAATCCGTTTCCTCTCAGTCGATGCCGTACAAAAAGCCAACTCAGGCCACCCGGGTGCGCCTATGGGTATGGCGGAAATGGCAGAAGTGTTGTGGACGAAGTTCCTCAATCATAATCCGGCTAACCCGAAATTCTACAACCGCGACCGTTTTGTCCTCTCCAATGGTCATGCTTCCATGATTCTTTACAGCCTGTTGCACCTGACCGGCTACAACGTTTCTATTGATGATCTGAAAAATTTCCGCCAACTGCACAGTAAAACCCCCGGCCATCCTGAATATGGCTACACCGACGGCGTGGAAACCACGACCGGCCCATTGGGACAAGGTATTGCCAACGCTGTGGGCATGGCTTTGGCCGAAAAAATCTTGGCTGCTGAATTCAATAAAGACGGTTTGAACATCGTTGACCACCACACCTACGTCTTCATGGGCGACGGTTGTATGATGGAAGGCGTATCGCATGAAGCCTGTTCGCTTGCCGGTACTTTGGGCTTGGGCAAACTGATTGTTTTATATGATGACAACAATATTTCCATCGACGGTAAAGTGGACGGTTGGTTTACCGAAAATATTCCGCAACGCTTTGAAAGCTACGGCTGGCATGTGATTCCAAATGTAAACGGTCATGATACTGATGCCATTCAGACGGCCATTGAAGCCGCCCGCGCCGAAACCGGCAAACCTTCCCTTATCTGCTGCAAAACCTTAATCGGTAAAGGCAGTGCTAATAAAGAGGGTAGTCACAAAACCCACGGTGCGCCTTTGGGTGCGGACGAGATCGAAGCTACGCGCAAACATTTGGGTTGGGCTTATCCTGCGTTTGAAATTCCGCAAGAAATCTATGCCGAATGGAATGCAAAAGAAAAAGGCGCGAAACTTGAGGCCGAATGGAACGAACTCTTCGCTCAATATCAAGCCAAATATCCTGCTGAAGCCGCAGAATTTGTGCGCCGCATGGATAAAAAACTGCCTGAAAACTTTGACGCTTACATTCAAGCCGCATTGAAAGAAGTGTGCGCCAAAGCGGAAACCATCGCCACCCGTAAAGCCAGCCAAAACAGCATCGAAATCTTGGCCAAAGAGCTGCCTGAATTGGTGGGCGGTTCTGCAGACTTGACCCCGTCCAACCTGACTGACTGGTCAAACAGCGTTTCCGTTACCCGAGAACACGGCGGCAACTATATTCACTATGGCGTGCGCGAGTTCGGCATGGGCGCAATCATGAACGGCCTTACCCTGCATGGCGGTGTTAAACCATTCGGCGCGACTTTCCTGATGTTCAGCGAATATGAGCGTAATGCCTTGCGCATGGCTTCGCTGATGAAAATCAACCCTGTATTTGTGTTTACCCACGATTCCATCGGTTTGGGTGAAGACGGTCCGACCCACCAACCTATCGAGCAAACTGCCACTCTGCGCCTGATTCCAAATATGGATGTATGGCGTCCATGTGATACCGTTGAATCTTTGGTAGCGTGGTCTGAAGCCGTTAAAGCGGCCGATCATCCGTCCAGCCTGATTTTCAGCCGTCAAAACCTGAAATTCCAAGCGCGTGATGAGCAACAACTGAACGACATCAAACGCGGTGCTTATGTAATCAGCGAAGCTCAAGGTAATGCGCAAGCTATTGTAATTGCTACCGGTTCTGAAGTTGAATTGGCTCTGGAAGCACAAAAAGTATCGGCAGAACAAGGTATCGCCGTACGTGTCGTTTCCATGCCGTCTACCAATGTATTCGACCGCCAAGACGCCGCCTATAAAGCCGCCGTTCTGCCGGAAGGTTTGCCACGCGTAGCCGTAGAAGCCGGACATGCCGACGGTTGGTATAAATACGTCGGTTTGAACGGCGCCGTGGTCGGTATCAACCGCTTCGGCGAGTCTGCACCTGCTGACTTGCTGTTCAAAGAATTCGGCTTTACCGTAGACAATGTGGTTGCCACTGTTAAATCCGTTTTGTAA
- the ccoG gene encoding cytochrome c oxidase accessory protein CcoG: MSPENQAENTTPSTEKTAKATAPKPSKPKSSVIQIHPEGERIHPKKAEGRFAKLRIAAVLATQFVFYVIPWFNWSGRQAVLFNIPDRHFFIFGLSLGMGDLIYLALLLMICAFGLFWWTTIAGRLWCGYSCPQTVYTEIMLWIDNLVEGDRNKRLKLEKSPWNFTKIRIKATKYLLIFLVCAWTGITFAGWFIPIRQFIPDLFTGAAGGGAMFAAAFYGFMTFFFAHIMREKVCLHMCPYARFQSAMFDKDTLIISYDTERGEPRGARKKTANKEDSGLGDCINCTMCVQVCPVGIDIRDGLQYQCIGCAACIDACDEIMDKMGYERGLIRYTTEGALEHEYPESDIKKRLKRPRVAGYGAVLLVVIIAFLVGISTRKMVEVDILKDRGVMVRENSQGWLENAYNLRIINNSENEQLMTATVKGFDEIALTGLPENGIKIAPRETVTIPVQVSTIPEYADKGSHPIEFTFIYHETGSADSKPTTLEEKATFIGE; the protein is encoded by the coding sequence ATGTCACCAGAAAACCAAGCTGAAAACACCACACCCTCAACAGAAAAAACAGCAAAAGCCACTGCGCCCAAACCTTCCAAACCCAAATCCAGCGTGATTCAAATCCATCCCGAAGGCGAACGCATCCATCCTAAAAAGGCAGAAGGACGCTTTGCCAAACTGCGTATCGCCGCCGTATTGGCGACCCAGTTTGTATTTTACGTTATTCCATGGTTCAACTGGAGCGGCCGTCAGGCGGTTTTATTCAATATCCCTGACCGTCATTTCTTCATTTTCGGACTGTCGCTGGGCATGGGCGATTTGATCTACCTTGCCTTGCTGCTGATGATTTGCGCATTCGGATTGTTTTGGTGGACAACCATTGCCGGTCGTTTGTGGTGCGGCTATTCATGCCCGCAAACAGTTTACACCGAAATTATGCTGTGGATCGACAACTTGGTCGAAGGCGATAGAAACAAACGCCTGAAACTGGAAAAATCGCCTTGGAACTTTACTAAAATTCGCATTAAGGCCACCAAATACCTGCTGATTTTCCTTGTCTGCGCATGGACAGGTATCACTTTTGCAGGCTGGTTTATCCCGATCCGCCAATTTATTCCCGATTTATTCACCGGAGCAGCAGGCGGCGGCGCAATGTTTGCCGCAGCATTTTACGGATTCATGACTTTCTTCTTCGCCCACATCATGCGCGAAAAAGTGTGTCTGCATATGTGTCCGTATGCACGTTTCCAAAGTGCAATGTTTGACAAAGACACGCTGATTATTTCTTACGATACCGAACGCGGCGAACCGCGCGGCGCACGCAAGAAAACCGCCAACAAAGAAGACAGCGGCTTGGGCGACTGCATCAACTGCACCATGTGCGTGCAAGTCTGTCCCGTCGGTATCGACATCCGCGACGGTTTGCAATACCAATGTATCGGCTGCGCGGCGTGTATCGATGCCTGCGACGAAATCATGGACAAAATGGGCTACGAGCGCGGCTTAATCCGTTATACGACCGAAGGCGCGTTGGAACACGAATACCCTGAAAGCGACATCAAAAAACGCTTGAAACGTCCGCGTGTAGCTGGTTATGGCGCAGTACTCCTGGTGGTCATCATCGCCTTCCTGGTCGGCATTTCCACCCGAAAAATGGTCGAAGTCGATATCCTGAAAGACCGTGGCGTCATGGTTCGCGAAAACAGCCAAGGCTGGTTGGAAAATGCCTATAACCTGCGCATTATCAACAATAGTGAAAATGAACAACTGATGACTGCAACCGTCAAAGGCTTTGATGAAATCGCGCTGACCGGCCTGCCTGAAAACGGTATTAAAATTGCGCCGCGGGAAACCGTTACCATCCCGGTACAGGTATCTACCATTCCCGAATACGCCGACAAAGGCAGCCATCCGATTGAATTTACCTTTATCTATCACGAGACCGGCTCTGCTGACTCCAAACCGACTACTTTAGAAGAAAAAGCAACCTTTATCGGAGAATAA
- a CDS encoding FixH family protein codes for MSPQPKIKPWYKHIWPWVLMAGPIFVVIASVSMFFVAKEHTTDLVSDDYYKDGKHIEIQLHRDEEAVKRQIQVQVLISPDMNAAKVFVSGQFDTKQPLNLLLMHPTRKADDQTVKLRAVTAEPQNGRMEYEAVFKPLRPTNHWYLRVEDASGVWRVENKWIVSQGNAVNLTPMDKLFDNGKQAASTEQ; via the coding sequence GTGTCCCCACAACCCAAAATCAAACCTTGGTACAAACATATTTGGCCCTGGGTGCTGATGGCTGGCCCCATCTTCGTCGTTATCGCCAGCGTTTCCATGTTCTTCGTCGCAAAAGAACATACGACAGACTTGGTGTCTGACGATTACTACAAAGACGGCAAACACATCGAAATCCAACTTCACCGCGATGAAGAAGCCGTTAAACGGCAAATTCAGGTGCAGGTCTTAATCAGTCCGGATATGAATGCCGCCAAAGTATTCGTCAGCGGACAATTCGATACCAAACAGCCATTAAACCTATTGTTGATGCACCCAACACGCAAAGCCGATGACCAAACCGTCAAGCTGCGCGCCGTAACAGCCGAACCGCAAAACGGCCGCATGGAATACGAAGCCGTCTTTAAACCTTTACGCCCAACCAATCATTGGTACTTACGCGTTGAAGATGCCTCAGGCGTATGGCGTGTTGAAAACAAATGGATAGTCAGCCAAGGCAATGCAGTCAACTTGACGCCTATGGACAAATTGTTCGACAACGGCAAACAAGCCGCTTCAACAGAACAATAA
- the pgsA gene encoding CDP-diacylglycerol--glycerol-3-phosphate 3-phosphatidyltransferase, with product MPWNIPILLTWMRVLLIPVFTILFYLPNTWIQPQTVNWTAAIIFALAAITDWFDGFLARRWKQTSDFGAFLDPVADKLMVAVALLLLVSLGRTYAIFAMIIIGREITISALREWMAQMGKRGSVAVATIGKFKTTAQMIAIFLLLIGTDKYNDPFYLIGNILMFIASLLTIWSMCYYLKMAWKEFK from the coding sequence ATGCCTTGGAACATACCTATTTTACTTACCTGGATGCGCGTCCTATTAATCCCCGTGTTCACCATCCTATTCTATTTACCGAACACATGGATTCAACCACAAACCGTCAACTGGACAGCCGCCATCATCTTTGCACTTGCCGCTATTACAGACTGGTTTGACGGCTTTTTAGCACGCCGCTGGAAACAAACCTCCGACTTCGGTGCATTCCTCGACCCCGTTGCCGACAAGCTCATGGTTGCCGTTGCCCTGCTCCTGCTCGTCAGCCTTGGCAGAACATACGCCATCTTCGCCATGATTATTATCGGCCGGGAAATTACCATTTCCGCCTTGCGCGAATGGATGGCACAAATGGGCAAACGCGGCAGCGTTGCAGTGGCCACTATCGGCAAATTCAAAACCACTGCCCAAATGATCGCCATCTTCCTTTTGCTTATCGGCACGGACAAATATAACGACCCTTTCTATCTCATTGGTAACATATTGATGTTTATAGCATCTTTATTGACCATCTGGTCAATGTGCTACTACCTGAAAATGGCATGGAAAGAATTCAAATAA